Genomic DNA from Garra rufa chromosome 22, GarRuf1.0, whole genome shotgun sequence:
TAAATCAAATACAGGGGGAGCTAGAGAGTTGCGGGAGAAGCGGGCTCAATTAACCGGCAACTTCCAGGTAAGGATTGTTTCTCAAGTCATACCCCTGCCTGCTCTTATGCGTGTTGGTTTCAGACGAAAGTGCGAAGAAGACACTGAGAGAGACAGCCAGGGAGGCAGATACACACTATGATGAAGAAAAAATGACAAAAGGAGGACGGAAATCTTGTCACGGCCACTTAAACCCACTTTGTGTATGGTGGGCATGCACGACATGCAGCTGGAGGGATCTGCACAGAACAGACTTGATAGGAGACATGGCACTTCAGGGTCAAAGATGGGTGAATAGAGGCAGAGATGTGCTCGTTTGATCCGTCTGCTACTCTACTCTGTGCAGTTACAAAACGCCTTTCGCAAGGAGGACGGTTGTGAATTTACAAACGGTTCGGGTCTGTCAAGGTGCTAACTGCCTGTCAAACAGCAGCAAATAAGCTAATATCCATTTTTTAAGAGCCATATTGATTCTAAGTATCTCACAGTGTTCCTTATTGATTTATGGGTCTCTGAGGGAATTTCTCCAGATGCATCTCTCAGGAAACAGAACTGAGTGGGGTCTTTTAACCTTACAGCTCCCTAAATCAAGATGCAATTACCAGCGTTTCTCTCAGCACAGCCCAAAAAATGCACAGGCTGCTCGTCTGAATAACAAGAGGTGCTGATGAACGGCATTACTTCTCAAAAAATAGAGCCTTGTTAACTCGTCCAAACAAATAAAACAGGTACTGGCTAGCAAGAAATTGCAAAATATTGCGTGGTGTCAACTTAAAAGTATGAACAACAACAACGTTTATTTTATCGTTTAACAAATCTGACATGAGCGAATCAACAAGATTCAACAGTCGCTTTTTCAATATATTGtagacaatatgtgaccctggagcacaaaaccaatcataagggtcagttttttttttaaaattgagatttttcAACATCTGAAAcctcaattgatgtatggtttgttaggttataacaatatttggctgagatacaactatttcaaaatctggaatccgaatctcaaaaaaatctaaatactgttgcctttaaagatgtccaaatgaagttcttagcaatgcatattactaataaaaaataagttttgatatatttatggtaggaaataaaaaaaaaaaatcttaatgttttttttgcattaaaaaaaatatttataattttaaccaatacaatgtatttttggttattgcccTGTGCTacgtggtccatggtcacatatataaaaattTGCATTAaagctattttatttttagttgtttAATGAAATtgaaatatatgaaaaaaaaataagtatttgCATTTTCAGTTCACCTCCCACTGGCAGGTATGGCAAATGGGAACTTTAGCCCCTGTATCCACTCTCTAAAGTTGAGAAGCTTTCTGTTGTTCCTGAAGGAGGTCAGACTAGAGGGAGTGGATTTTGGAGAATCGGATGGATTTCTAAACTAGCAAGGACAATGAAATCGGTGGAACAGGGGATACAGCTGGGCAAGTAGAAAATGGACAGTGGAGTATCACAACAGCACAACGTCTGATGTCCACGATGAGGAAGGGTGAAAAGGAAAGAGTGCACAAGCATGACACAGAAAAGGGTATTACTTAGCAGAAACAAATACCTACCATCAACATATTCCCAATTCAAAGACTGCTTGTATTAGAACAGAAAGACAAGAGGTTGGGACTGAATAAAGGGTTATAAGAGAGGAGTGGAGAAGGAAGAAGAggggaggaaaaaaaagagaGGGGGGATGAGATGGCATCACCCCAACCCTACCCTCCACAAAACAAGTGGCTACATCACACAGTTCTAACAGAAGTGACCAGGGCagaacagtacaaaacagcagaTTAATTCCTTGGGCAGAAAAAACTCAAAAGTTTAAGCTGGACTTGAAACTTTAACCACAACgcctttgtaattattttttgttattttctgcCCGAGGATTTCAGTTCGTCTGAAGGATagaaacaagaaagaaagaaatctttGTAAAACATATAAACTGTAACAAGGCCTCAGAGATTGAAGTAGGAAAACATAATCCATGGAAAAAGTTTCGAGAGAAGAAAAGCTGATTTTGTCATCtttaaatcatcatcatcatcatcgttcTCCCCAAGAGTGGGGCTGGGAATATACCTGCAGGGTTTGCACCATAAACCCAGCTGGTCAAGCCCGAACAAGGCACGACACTTCTTAGGGGTATTTGCATCTGTTATCCACAGAGGAACATAAAACACaacaaagacagaaaaaaaaaaagcacatgtCATTGGACACAAAAAGGCATGGTGCTATAGCAAATGATTCAGCTGTGGACATTGGTACCGTGCCTCCCCACAAACTTACCATGACCAGCTCATCTCAACCCCTTGGCCACACCCCTCCCCCTCAACGGAGGGAAACAAACCCCGCCTTTTATTACCTAACCCTGCCTCTTTTAAatttttcacacactcacacaaatatTACCACACAAACGCCCCACCTAGCAATGAAAAACAAAACCCATCGCCCAGATTTGCAGAAGCTGATTGGCAGAGGAAGTGGCGTGGAGAGAATGCGAGGCCGAGAGAGCCAGAAAAGTGGGAGGAGGTACCAACGAGAGAGTTCCCCAGCTGTCACCTGCTCTAGCACACCTGCCGGCACACCAGATACACACCTGCATGGCCCACACCAGTTATTCTGCTGGTCGAGCCCGAAGCGTGCGCGACACTTCTTTGGGGCGCTCAGATCTGACGTGACGAAGAAGGGAAGAGGAAGCCAGCGCAGAGGAGAGATGAAATCAGAAAAGAGAGCGGAAAGAGAGATAAATTGAATCCAGTGAATCTGACGAGCTCTATAAAAGTCTTTTTTCCCCTACAGATCAATTAAATAATGTGCAGTCATATTTTGTTAGTAATACAAACAAATTAGAACTTAAAAACTGCAAGAAACAAATAACGAAagtgaatgatgacagaaatCAATACATTAGCACACAGTGCATGCCTTTCAGGCTCTTTATGGGTAAATAAATGCTCGTTCGTTAAAAGCTAAGCGTTGCGGGATGCAGCAGATATGGATACATGTCTGCCGGCCATTATCTAGGCTAGAGGAGGTGATAGGGACAGGTTGTTGAGGTAGCAGTAGCAGGGAGGTCGGAGCATTAGTTTAAGCCAGGGAAACACTACGAAGCTGCTTTGTAAACAGGCCTGGTCCACATTCATCCACCTCGAACAGCCCACCTGAGGTGTTTGAGGAGGATGAAGGCAGACTGTAAGCAAGAGGAGACAGGGCGGAGCCCGCAACCATGCTGGAGGCAGCTACTGAAGGCAGTAGATTAAGGAGGTTTACCCTGATAACAACATCTCTGGTTATTCTTATAGCATAAAGAGGTCTTTCCTATAAACATACTGCAGCTGCATGCTTAGAGTTTACCAAATCTGGGATGTTTTACATAATAACATATGACTTCTGATGAAAGTATGTGTATAATGAAAAATGGAGCAAAGGAAACAACTGAAAAGGAGCAAAATAAACTGAGCTTAGCAAATACGTAGCATTATTCATTACAGGAAGATCAATATATATTTGATATACTGCACAAGCACAAATAAACAAGTACATAAAGAaccaaaaaaaggggaaaaaagcaaGTTAGTAATTTAAGACTCAAAATGACATTAGCACCTGTAATCGGAGGGAGTGAAAGGCAAGGGTTTGGAAAATATTCTCTgtgttctggaaaaaaaaagaacaagatACAGAGGCCTTCAAAAGGTGTCCATGATGGAGAGAGACCGCAAATACATTACTCTGCATTCGTCCTGGACAATATCTCACAGTAATCAGCATCATAAAGAAGAACGGTCAAGTGAATCAAATCAATGTAATCAGCAAACCTCCTTAATTGAAAGATGGGTGATTTTataaaacaaaccaacaaacaaTCTGCTTTTAATAGTATTACTATATAAACAGGTGTATCAAAAAGCATGCAGCAGGCACAGCCCAAAGTTACGACCACATAAGCACAGTGACACAAGCATGGGCGGCACATTCAGAGGCTGGCACTCAGTCACAAGGGTGATTAACTCTCACACTCTTAAAACATACATATCACAGTGCGATAAATGATGGAGGGGGGCTGGGCAAGGGGTGGGGGGCAGCTGGTGGGACAGGAGGAGGATGTGGGGGGGGGTCATGCATATTCAATGTTATTAACGCTCGACATGGGGCGAGGGGAGGGGAGGGGGATAACAAGCAGTCTATCGTGTAAATATTGCATTGGGTAGCATAGCTATATACAAAATGAGGCAGGCACAAAAAagagataagaaaaaaaaaaggctggaCTTTCATCTTTGAGATGTCACACTTGTGACAGATGATGGGTCTGCTTTAATATGAGAGATAATTGCAGCTCACTTACCATTGCCCTCTCCTGCCTGCTTTTCCCTTTTTCTCTTCTTCTTTTTCCCCTGATAGTTACCCGCCAGAAAAAGAGAAATAGACAGGAACCTTAGTTATTATATTGCAGAAAAGCCCGAGACATGAAATGAACAAGAGAGCCCAATGTTTTCgctgatttatttattcatgtaagAGCCTGAAGGTTTGAAATGCCACTGCAGGACAAAACACAACTTTCCCTATATCTCTTCTTTTGTTTATTCCTTGTTGTCTCGCTGCTGCTTAGTTTTCCTTTCATTGTGAAACGATTGGAAGCTCTTGAGGTTTCTTTGAGCGCCTCGGTTTACTGGAGGGGAAGAGCGGAGCGAGAGAACTTTCGTTGCGTTTGTCCTCCTTAAAAAACGGGTTACTGTTCCGTCGGACGTGTCCGTGATTGCATCGAGGCCGAGGTCGGGCCTAGGCCCGGACAGAGCGATTATCTTACTCCTTTGACTAGGCGAGTCAAGAAACGTGGTCAGACTCCAAGGAGAGTTGACAGGCTGGGCGGTGGGGCCGTTTGTCAGGCGCGAAACTCCGGAGAAACAGTAAACGGTGCGCTCGTTCCCCATTTCTGGCGGCGGAGAGAGATGTCCTCTTTCATCAAAGCTGCGAGGCGTTTAGGCCCTGTGGTTATTTAATTACTCTGATCTCAGCTCGCCTTTCTCTTTTTAGGTGAACCAGTGGAATACTAATGAAAGCAGGGAAAAACTAGACCTGACTGCAATGAGGAAAAGCACGTGTACAGTGGATAGATCTGAAAGTCTTCCAGCATGGCTGGAAGCTGATTAGGCTAGTCTGTTTTACTGGTTTCAGAGTGGTTTTTTACCAGCTTAAACCATCTGTATAGTTTAGTTACATGGTTTAAACAAggctttaaagtccccatgaaatcaaaattagcCTTAAGATTGTCTATAAGCTTGTGTGCTCCAAAACATTGACAAATTTCTCATTTAGAATATATGTACACATTCAAAACTTAGAGTCTttaacttccgccaatatggattAATGGTTTTGATGACATCATCCTGCACTTCAGCttttcatcaaactttctgtccaatcaaatgctctccagAATCCAACacatcccgccccctacactataaatagacgctgaagctgcggctgaaatcggtcacttgttcacaggaTTAGTATTTTCTGCACGGTAAATagcacgtagtgcactatataggggatagggaatgatttagacagtgtaaatatgcattCCGTTGGAATGAATGAAGCCTGGTTTTGCTTTGTGTCATGCGAACTGCAGTCTAGAGAGAGAGATCATATCTGCGAGTCGGCACAGACCACAAAATGTGttggacccatttgaattctacacagaatggtatattttttttagtgatatggatgtgattgtggctgtcatacacCTTCAAATGTGGCTTTACCCAGCTCAAGCTGTGGCTACTTGGCTATTGGCTACTTAAAAAGGGTTTTCCTGTCTTCccgtttcagttgaaattacgtcaacacgtagaataacgctgtgtgtttcaaagcacttcagtggatctTTAAAATGCTGTGTGGCTCCTGGGGAGGGAATAAAGATTGTTACTTATTGAAAACTTAAAAACTTACATAGTTGTCTCGTGCCGACCAGCCGGGGTACAGCTGCATGTGAAGCTGTCGTTCTTTCCTGGCTAGCTCGTAGTATTTGGCCTGCTCCTCTCGAGACAGAGCATGCCACTGCACatagagaaacacacacacacacaccactgatATTTTAGGCCAACCACCATCATTAAAATTTCCCCTTCCCCTGCTATTGTACTTTTACTCAGTAGCAGCATTGAGCAAGATTACAATTACACCAAAATAGAAACATGAATGAGCAGTGTTTTTCCACTGCTGACAACACTGCAATCTGTGGTCTTAGTAGTTGAGACAGTCTGCTGCTGCTTTGCATGATGTAGTGTGGGTAGCACTCACCCTTCGGCCTAGGATCTGGTTGATAGCTGCGCTCTCTTTCAGTGTGCATTCTGCCACCACTTTGGCTCTCATTTCCTTCATGTAAAGCATGAACGCGTTCAGAGGTTTCTTTATGTGTGGCTGCTTCTTCTTTTCCTCTTCTTTTTTCGCATCCTGATGTTTCCTGTGAACGGGAGGGATCTGATGTTAGCCAACTTGTGATGTTATTGGATTAATGGAAGACTGGGAAGTGTAAAGTGAACTCACGAGCTGTTGAGGGAGCCGATGTCACTGTGAGAAGACTCCTGCTTGACGTTGGGCGTGACGATGGCTGGGTGGGGGATTCCTGTGGTGTGCAAACTGTGGTGGGGGGGCACCATGTGATGAGGGAACCTGGAGGAGAGAAGACTGTGTAAATCGTCAGAGTGGACACGGGTGAAATGATGGATGGACACACACATTCACAAAGCAAAGCACTGACTATGAGCTAAAGACTTGACATGTCATCACAGTGGCTATAAAGACAAAGCAGCAGTAACTTGGAAAAGTTCACCAAGACAtttaaattttgtcattatttactcatcctcatgtcgttccaaaactgtatacGTTTTTTTGTTAtgatgaacacaaaagaagatattaggAAGAACCAAACAGTTGTaggtctccattgacttccaaagtagggaaagaaatactatggaagtcagtggggaccattAACTCTCTGGTTACCaagattcttcaaaatatcttcttttatgttcaacataagaaaaaaaatcatacaggtttggaacgacatgagggtgggtaaatgatgacaaatttttctttttgggtgaactatccctttaatacatcTGTTATGTGGGAGAAGGGAAATGACAATAAAAGACAAATCCAAGATCTATAACTCAGGACATAAAACTATGATGCATTTCAAAATCGGATGTCGGGCAGGATAAAATTTTATCCATCAAGATTTGATTGGATAGTGGAAATAGTGGAAAAAGTGATTACATTTTGATCatatttaataacttttttttttttaagtaaatcttTTAGATTCTTGATCATTTTTGGGATATAATGTTATTGGTTAATTTTATTTCTTTCCAACCACATGGCCTTGttcatatttgaccctggaccacaaaaccagtcataagggtatttttttttttaattgataaatcagcttttcattgatgaatggtttgttaggatatgacaataaagtcaagatacgactatttaaaaatatggaaTCCACGGTTGCAAAAaatcaaatattgagaaaaatcacctatgcagttcttagcaatgcatattactaatcaaaaattaagttttgacacatTTAggctaggaaatttacaaaatatcttcacggaccatgatctttacttaatatcctaatgattttgagcataaaagaaaaatgtatcattttgacctacacaatgtatttttggctattgctacaaatatacccgtgctacttaagactggttttgtagtccattgTCACATTTCAGCGGTGGAGAGAACACTACATTTTGACAAAAGATaaattacaacatttttttcttttaaataatgtGTTTAGATGACTCACATACCACAAACAGGATCAAATTGTTTTCATAAGCATTTttcttattcaaaataaaaattttgatgAATGTGGTCATTTCGGAACCATTTAAGGTGGTCATTTTCTTCTCGTTTATTTGCAATttgaatattttcctcaaaacatAAACTAAGACGTCCCCAGGCTGATTTAAAGACTTGTCTATAATATCATCCTCCTAGCATTATATAAAGATCTGTAGGAACGCACAATTCCTGAGCGTACAAATAAACACATCTGTgcctgaatgtgtgtgtgtgtgtgtagcgcGTCCCATTTGTGCATGGCCGTACACAAATCTGAGAGAAAGAATAGAGGatgatgaaaaaagaaaaagagaaggaATAATTCTTTTTTTCAAACAGCTCATTATCTGCTTGAGTGTGGCTATATGGCTCGGAGCCAGAATATAATGATGAGCGTAAACTCACAAGGAACAACTAGTTTCTGTTGGAGGTTCTCTCTGGGGACTGTGTTTCCCCCCAATCTCTCTTCTCCTATTCTCTCTTCCCTTCATCCCTGACACATATGTGTTTGTGCCATGTCATCCGGGCCACCCGTCCACCCGCTTCTACTGAGGGGGGACCGGCGTCGTGGCTGCAGCGCCGTGATCATTAGCCCCCACCTTTTTTctttctccttctgtccttgcatACTTGTTAACATTTCCTCTGCTCCTTTTCCTCCCGACTGTCCCACCAGCGCCGCCCCCACCCGTGCCGCAGTTGCCATAGTGAGGCCCAGGTTATGGTTTAAACATGACGGCCATCCCTTTGAAGCGCAGGGCATCATTCCGCTCATCAGCACGCAGCGGAGCCTGCCACCAATTTAGCCCTGCTGAGGGAAGAGCGAGGTGTGCCGAGAAGGGCCCCTGCAGGGTCCAATGTCTCAATCTTCTTCCACACCAGCCGAGTGTCAGTGAGTGCCATTTAATTGCCAATCGGAGCTATGGCCTCGGCGCCTGTTTAATGTATAATGACCCCGCCGGTGCGCTCTGCCTGTCATTGGCTTTCTCTTCCTCTGCGGATGGGAGCGGAGGTGCGGATGGAGGAACATATCAAAGGGCAGGCGCGGGCAGGGGCCGAGGGGCCTTACACTTCCTCCCCCTGTCACCCAGGATGGACGATACACCTGTACGACTCCAACCCCATTATCAAAACTATGTCGCTCATTTGCCGGATCCGAGTCGGCGCCGTTCGTGATCTGAAATGTATTTTTTAGGAGGCTGAAGGGTGAAAAGCAGATCGCTACATGAAGCCCTGTGTGCTCACTGCATAATAAATGGTGGCAGATAGGGCCATCAGAATCTCTCTGAGCCGAAGACAGGCACCGGAGAGCAACATATGGGCGTCTCTTAATCCTGAGGCCTCCTGGGGTTCTCGTCCAGTGACTGTGAAAGAAGACAAAGCAAGACTtccctctctctttttctttctctctctctcttgccctCTTTATTCACAGAAAAAGCACAAACACAATTAATGAAACCTTTTCCTGGTGCTCATTATTTTGCGCAGGAGGCCAGTGACAGCGGCCGCCGCCGGTTTTGACACAAACATGCTAAAGCACCTTCCCTCCGCAGAGACACAAGACCACCACTTATTAATCTATGCTAATTCAATTACAGATTATCAAAACGCATTAGCTCTTCCCCAGCACATCACCAATCCCCCTAGCCCCCATTCAGAAGATTCAATTAGCCTGCACTGGAAATAGGATGATCACAATATAAAGGCCTCATTAGGACAGAATCAGCTGTCATTTAAGTGAAGGTCCAGTGCCGGAGCTGAGGCTGCAGACCAGCACGGGCGCCTGACGGCGGAGCAGGCCGAAATGGGCTCGTTCCAGGCCTTGGCAGGGTACAAACGACTTCTCTATGGAGCCGAGAGCTCAAAACACACACGGGGTGAAAGCTGTTGGTGTCAAATGCGCGAGGCCTCGGTTTCAGAGCCAGCTGTTAATGAAAATGAACTTTTTAAGAGTCAGGACCAGCTGCAAAGACCCTGTGCTCATAAGCGGAGCAGCTGCCAATGCACTCTGATCATCACTGCAGAGCTAAATATTGTGTTTCAGAGCTGTTATGTTTGGCCTGGCCACTTTAAACTGTGTGAGGACAATGAAAATATACTAGATGCGAGTGTGAGCTTGGACCTCATTCATTCACACAAACAGAATCAATGTTAATTGTTTGTTGAAACGTTGCTGCATTCGGTGAGAAtatttactttttgtattttattcgTAAAATCTTTTGTGCATAAATTTGTTAAATTGCGTAAGCTATTTTTTGTAGATTTGTTGCCTCAGTGGGTCATTTTAGAATGACTATGCTTgtttttgacaaaatattttttatattttacgaATTAATGTTATTGTACACAAAAATGTAGTTACTTCGGAAATGCGACTACTTTGTATATTTGCGaataatttacacaaatgtgaccctggaccacaaaaccagtcattagggtcaattttataaaattgagatttatacatcatctgaatgctgaataaataagctttccatttatgtatgatgataggacaatatttggtcgagatacaactatttaaaaatctggaatctgagggtgggaaaaaaatctaaatattgagaaagttgtccaaatgaatatcttagcaatgcatattaccaatcaaaaagtaatttttaatatattaatggtaaaaaatttaaaacatatCTTTACTTCTCGATAATCTCgtcccatacaatgtactgttggctatcgctacaaatatacccatactacttatgactagttttgtggtccagggtaacaaatTTGTTTCTGCTTTTTTATTGAATGAGCTGTTCATGAAACCACTCTCAAGTTTATCTGACATGAGAATGATTAATAAGTATATTTACACAAATTTGTTCCGCTcgtgtttcatgaatgaggccccATGTTTGAGCAATGGTTGAGTTATCGTAATGTCCCGAACAGAAACACTATACGGGACATTTCTGTGAGCTCTAAAGTATCTTCTCCCAAGTTTTTCTCCCCTCAAAAATGCTCAAACCCTGGCCAGTGTATAAGGGTGAACAAAACCCCTCCCTGTTCCTCCCTCCTGTTCTTGCTTCCCTGCTCACATTTATCCATCAACGTCCACTGGTCTAAGCTCGCCAGGCCTCCAGAGCTGCTTTTCCAATCACGCTGCAATTAAACAGGAGTTTGTCCCTGTCTGGAGACACAGGCTGGGCTTGAGTTGGTCTCCATTTCTCGAAACTATAAACCAGATCTGCCTCTGTGCCTCTCTGGCTAGTCTCAGCAGtaccaccatcatcatcatctttgCGAAAAGAGTATCGTATGTTTCAGATTAGGAGGGAAAGGCAGAGTAAATGCAGAAGAAGGTGACCACCAAATGAAGCTGTTTGTGTTTAAATGACATAAAAGCTACAAAGCAAACAGAGATTTGTCATCTACAGCAAACACCTCCCACTTCTCACATAACAGATGAGTAAGAGTCACAAGGGAGCAATCACTGCGGCAGTTAAAACAAACATACGCTCACACACATATCCCACAATCCCCCCACGCACACAAGCATTAGTGCTCTCTTGGGGACATTTGCGTCCAAATCGCCACTTGAACCAGACCCCAAAGGGGCACAACGAAGCTCTCGCTCAGTGTCCAATCGACGGCCCCCCGAAATCTGTGATCGCAGTTCAATTGACAGTCTTCTCATTCTCTGGCATTCAGTCGGGGTAAACGTTCTTCAGGGGTCTCATTATAAAatgataacaataattaatattttaatacgtAGCGGATCGCGTGGGACCGTCTTTTTGAACACTGAGGCGAGAGCTGTCTCTCCTTAAGGGAGAAGTTTGCAGGGGTTTGACACGCTCGCGTTTTCAGCGAGCCGGCCGTCCCAAGGCTCAACTCACCTTGACATGGACGCATTGACAGTGAGGGCAGTCGGGTAGGGGTGTCTGAAACCTCCCGTCGTGATTGGGTAAACTGGTTGACCTTGCCTAGGAAAAGAAGAAAGGAAGAGAGGTAAAGGAAGGgatgaaaaaagagaaaaaagcacTCTCTATGCAGGCGGCTTTATTCTCATTTGATCAGAACAAAAATCTAGGGGATTGCAGAGCGCAGATCAAAGGCAAGCAAACTCTGAACAATTTGAATGCCACAAATCTGATAGGAATGGCTAATTAAATTTCATAACCCCGCGCTTGGTGTCGATGGAGGCCCCTCTCCCTGAGCTGAAACTAGGTGTTTTGTTGTGCTAATTAAAGACGAAGCACCGGCCCCTTTAATGGAGCCATCACGCTAATTGAGGTCTACACATCCAAAGACAAACAATAATGAATGTAAATTTATACCAAAATAAAGTGCAGAGAATCAAAGGGCCGTGGCTGCGCTTGGGGCCTCTCTCGGTATTTAGATCGCGGTGAGAAAACATTAAATTAACAGAGCTTAATTTGTAGCCTTTTGTCATATTAACAAGTGTTGACAAGAGTTACCAGGGGAGAGCCCCCGTGTGGAATTGTGGGTAAAATACTGGCAATCACAGTTCATTACTCTAATTGGACAAtacagagacatgcaaaatagcATTTGCCACAAAGAGGCAATTTAGAGTTTAGGGGATGAAGAAAGCCACGGGTGCATTGCTGTGGgccccagcggtgcctttccagaATGTATAAACTCTACAGAGGTTAGGAGTTAGCTTTTGTGGCATGTGATGGCCCAAGTCTCAAACGGCATCTTAAACACCCACAGACCCACAGCAAGGTGGACACAGGCCTGGTGAATATACACAATGGCAAAAGCAACACATttgaacaaatgtgaccctggaccacaaaaccagtcataagggtccattttttatcaaattcagatattttgagaatatttggctgagaaatgtgaaaatctggaatctgaaggtgcaaaaaaatcgaaatactgagaaaatcgcctttaaagttgtccaaataaagtttttagcaatgcatattactaatcaaaaattaagttttgatatatttatggtaggaaatttactacatatcttcatggaacatgatcttaatatcctcatctaaatatcac
This window encodes:
- the tcf7l2 gene encoding transcription factor 7-like 2 isoform X25; this translates as MPQLNGGGGDDLGANDEMISFKDEGEQEEKISENSSAERDLADVKSSLVNESETNQNSSSDSEAERRPPPRSESFRDKTRESLEEAAKRQDGGLFKSPPYPGYPFIMIPDLTSPYLPNGSLSPTARTSNKVPVVQHPHHVHPLTPLITYSNEHFTPGNPPPHLQADVDPKTGIPRPPHPSDISPYYPLSPGTVGQIPHPLGWLVPQQGQPVYPITTGGFRHPYPTALTVNASMSRFPHHMVPPHHSLHTTGIPHPAIVTPNVKQESSHSDIGSLNSSKHQDAKKEEEKKKQPHIKKPLNAFMLYMKEMRAKVVAECTLKESAAINQILGRRWHALSREEQAKYYELARKERQLHMQLYPGWSARDNYGKKKKRKREKQAGEGNEHREYFPNPCLSLPPITDLSAPKKCRARFGLDQQNNWCGPCSPNLLSFCSNTSSL